Proteins encoded by one window of Crassostrea angulata isolate pt1a10 chromosome 9, ASM2561291v2, whole genome shotgun sequence:
- the LOC128163657 gene encoding uncharacterized protein LOC128163657, with translation MTNNDISTFKARFINGNESTRSTWVKLSKTEAQQNGPLKGVKFSDHSSAIKRNSTIEPGYVRVNLPLNGRLYSYTVSFDGDRREIDPNNTFIVPNNDSIVVKIERMMGFKQPA, from the exons ATGACTAACAATGATATAAGCACTTTTAAAG CGCGATTCATTAATGGAAATGAAAGTACACGATCCACATGGGTGAAGTTGTCAAAGACAGAGGCGCAGCAGAATGGACCATTGAAAGGAGTGAAGTTCTCAGATCACAGTAGCGCCATTAAAAGGAACTCGACGATCGAACCTGG GTATGTGAGAGTGAATCTGCCTTTGAATGGAAGGTTGTACAGCTACACTGTAAGTTTCGATGGAGATCGTCGTGAAATAGACCCGAACAACACTTTTATCGTG cCCAATAATGACTCAATTGTCGTCAAAATTGAGAGAATGATGGGGTTTAAACAGCCTGCTTAA